In Lutra lutra chromosome 6, mLutLut1.2, whole genome shotgun sequence, the following are encoded in one genomic region:
- the ZSCAN31 gene encoding zinc finger and SCAN domain-containing protein 31, which produces MASAEEQEGLKIVKVEEDAIWDQETCLRENSFSTQEASRQLFRHFCYQETPGPREALSRLRELCRQWLRPETHSKEQIVELLVLEQFLTILPEELQARVREQQAESGEQAVAVVEDLERELSEPENQALAHEHGPSETLSEDVPHLKAKQDSVAIQLQSMVTQLQGESLGPHRLGERGCEPVPERRELASTQEVLKEVECFGNRRPPRDAPVDCKYREPCAPQSRAEKQRGQAAGERRHRCSECGKGFTQSSVLVQHRRTHTGEKPYECEECGKTFSQRSGLIEHQRSHTGEKPYKCKECGKAFSASNGLIRHRRIHTGEKPYECEACGKAFRLSSYLAQHQRIHTGEKRYRCPECGKAFSQNAGLFQHLRVHTGEKPYPCGQCGKRFSRRTLLVKHQRSHTGERPFTCEQCGKAFGHHCNLVRHFRTHTVAKLASFRAPPDP; this is translated from the exons ATGGCTTCAGCAGAGGAGCAGGAGGGACTGAAGATTGTGAAGGTGGAGGAAGATGCAATCTGGGACCAGGAAACCTGCCTTCGAGAGAACAGCTTTTCTACCCAGGAGGCCTCCCGCCAACTTTTTAGGCACTTTTGTTACCAAGAGACCCCTGGGCCCCGCGAGGCGCTGAGCCGGCTGCGGGAGCTCTGCCGCCAGTGGCTGCGGCCCGAGACGCACAGCAAGGAGCAGATCGTGGAGCTGCTGGTGCTGGAGCAGTTCCTGACCATCCTGCCCGAGGAGCTGCAGGCCCGGGTgcgggagcagcaggcggagagCGGGGAGCAGGCGGTGGCTGTGGTCGAAGATCTGGAACGGGAGCTTAGTGAGCCCGAGAACCAG GCCCTGGCTCACGAACATGGCCCTTCTGAGACGCTCTCAGAGGATGTGCCGCATTTGAAGGCCAAGCAGGACTCGGTAGCCATCCAGCTTCAGTCCATGGTGACACAGCTCCAGGGTGAATCTTTGGGTCCCCACAGACTCGGAGAACGAG GTTGTGAACCTGTACCTGAGCGCCGGGAGCTGGCATCGACGCAGGAAGTCTTGAAGGAAGTGGAATGCTTTGGAAACCGCAGACCCCCAAGAGATGCCCCCGTAGATTGTAAGTATAGAGAACCTTGTGCACCGCAGAGCAGAGCGGAAAAGCAGAGGGGACAGGCAGCCGGAGAGAGACGGCATAGGTGCAGTGAGTGTGGGAAAGGCTTTACTCAGAGCTCAGTCCTCGTCCAGCACCGGAGAACCCACACGGGGGAGAAGCCCTACGAGTGCGAAGAATGCGGGAAGACCTTCAGCCAGAGGTCGGGCCTGATCGAGCACCAGCGGagccacactggagagaaaccctacaaGTGTAAGGAGTGCGGCAAAGCCTTCAGCGCCAGCAACGGCCTCATCAGACACCGGAGGATCCACACAGGGGAGAAGCCGTACGAGTGCGAGGCGTGTGGGAAGGCCTTCCGCCTGAGCTCGTACCTCGCGCAGCACCAGAGGATCCACACCGGGGAGAAGCGCTACCGCTGCCCCGAGTGCGGGAAGGCCTTCAGCCAGAACGCGGGGCTCTTCCAGCACCTGCGCGTGCACACGGGGGAGAAGCCCTACCCGTGCGGCCAGTGCGGCAAGCGCTTCAGCCGGAGAACGCTGCTCGTCAAGCACCAGAGGAGCCACACCGGCGAGCGGCCGTTCACCTGCGAGCAGTGTGGGAAGGCCTTCGGCCACCACTGCAACCTTGTTCGGCATTTCAGAACCCACACCGTTGCCAAGCTGGCCTCATTCCGTGCACCCCCAGACCCTTGA